Proteins encoded together in one Patescibacteria group bacterium window:
- a CDS encoding fibronectin type III domain-containing protein — protein MYRQIEHFSHQEEMMKKIFIISILIVLCFALIAEELKAIHRTEPKAPENVTIRISGDSVIIEWDPVIVDIYGNPITIAYYNIYYSTRPNSPGWILLGSTTNSTYTEITGDNKRFYIIRAYSMP, from the coding sequence ATGTATAGGCAAATTGAACATTTTAGTCATCAGGAGGAAATGATGAAAAAGATATTTATAATATCAATCTTAATAGTTCTTTGTTTTGCTTTAATAGCAGAAGAACTAAAAGCTATACATAGAACTGAACCTAAGGCGCCTGAAAATGTGACTATTCGCATTTCAGGGGATAGCGTAATTATAGAGTGGGATCCGGTTATTGTGGATATATACGGTAATCCTATTACAATTGCGTACTATAATATTTATTATAGCACTAGGCCAAATAGCCCTGGATGGATCCTACTTGGATCAACAACTAATTCTACATATACAGAAATTACAGGAGACAACAAAAGATTTTATATAATCAGGGCATATTCAATGCCGTAA